TTCTCTTTTGCTTTGGCAATATTCTCACGAATAATTTGCTCATCTTCACAGTGAGATGTAATGATAACCGGAGAGTTTGCAAATAGTAAGTCTAACGCCTCCTGGTTATCTACCAACATGTTTCCCGTGGATGATCCCATGAATAGTTTGACACCACAGATATTTTTTTTGTCAATTTTTTTAACCTCTTCAATGTTGCTGTTTGTCGCTCCTAAGTAGAAAGAATAGTTTGCTAAAGAGGTCTCTTTCGCAATATCATACTTCTTTTCAAGAGTCTCAAGATCTGTTGCCTGAGGTATCGTATTGGGCATTTCCATAAAAGATGTTACCCCTCCAGCCACTGCCGCCTTAGACCCATGATAGATATCTTCTTTGTGCGTCATACCTGGTTCGCGTAGGTGTACTTGATCATCGATAACTCCTGGAATCAAGTATTTATTATCACCATCTAAAACATCATATTTCTCTATCACATTCTGAGGAACTTCTTTACGGAAGATCTTCTCAATGGTATCTCCTTTAATGAGTACCGAACATTTCTTGTGTATTTTACCTTCGTTTACGATCTTAACGTTGGTAATTAAAGTAGCTTTCATTTTTAGTACGTGGTATTAAAAACAAATTAATGGGTAAAAATTTATCTATTTGTATTTGTAAGAAATATAATTTTTAGAACATTTCCAATGTTTTCAACCATATTCTATGAAAAGATTTAAGCTACATCTATTTGTTTGTCACCCTGCTTAAATTGCTATTTTTGCAAAAGAAATATATTTGCAAAGAGACCATCGTTGTTTATTAAGTTTAAGCTAATATTATTATGGCAAAAGTAAGAGTGTCTGATATCGCCCAGTCCTTAGGGATCTCCCCTTCAACTGTATCTAGAGCATTAAATAATCATCCCAAGATTAGTACACAGACCAAAAAGAAGATAGTGGACAAGGCTCACGAAATGGGATATTTTGACTCTGAAACTCAAACGCTCTCTGCCTTTCCTTATAAAACGACCGCTTTGCTCTATCCTGTTGCAGCTAGCGATTTGATGCAAGATGCGGTGAATATGCTTACTATTGCCGAGCAATATGGTTATGCTGTATCTCTATTTCCTATTCCCAATAGTTCTTATGTAAAACTTTTGACTAAAATGTTGTTAGAGAAACAGTATCAGAGTGTCATCTCTTTCTTCCCCTGTACTGATACTGTTGCTTCTCTTGAAGCATTAGAGTCTAAAGGACTTCGTGTTGTTTTAATAAATCCAGAGAACGAAAAGACCTATCTTCCTCAAGTCAACATAGATATATATAGTGCTTCTTATGAAGCTTTTGAACATCTTGTATTGATGGCAGGTACCAATATTGCCATGGTAGGGACTCCTTTACTTCCCTCTATTCATCGTGAAATTGAGCGGGCTTATATGGATGTTTTAAATAGAAATGGTGTACAATACAACCCAGAATGTATCTATAATGAAACTGGAAATCTGGAAGATCTTCATCGGTGGATATTCTCTTTGTTAGACTTCAGAAGAGATATTTCGGGGCTTTTTACTGCTTCGAATCACCATATGCTTCAAGTGGTATCTTCTTTGAGAGATTTAGGACGTAAGATTCCTCGAGATGTTAAAGTCATCT
The Prolixibacteraceae bacterium DNA segment above includes these coding regions:
- a CDS encoding LacI family transcriptional regulator — translated: MAKVRVSDIAQSLGISPSTVSRALNNHPKISTQTKKKIVDKAHEMGYFDSETQTLSAFPYKTTALLYPVAASDLMQDAVNMLTIAEQYGYAVSLFPIPNSSYVKLLTKMLLEKQYQSVISFFPCTDTVASLEALESKGLRVVLINPENEKTYLPQVNIDIYSASYEAFEHLVLMAGTNIAMVGTPLLPSIHREIERAYMDVLNRNGVQYNPECIYNETGNLEDLHRWIFSLLDFRRDISGLFTASNHHMLQVVSSLRDLGRKIPRDVKVISLSYSDFPNFLSPKITSCDFKMESILCECFIILSGGSVTDCYSGVNDVKYSFVLRKSTL